The genomic interval AAGAATTTCTTAAATAGTCATCAAATTTTGCGTGGTAATTAAAAAATTAATTGTTATGCGCTTTCTAAGGCATCATCCGGCATAGTAATGTTTAATTCAAGCACGGAGTTATCACCCATACGTTCAAGGTTTACACTGACCTGATCTCGAGTAACATGAACGTATTTGGCAATTACCGCCAAAATTTCTTCTTGAAGTTTGGGTAAGTAATCAGGTGTATGTCGTTGTGAGCGTTCATGAGAAATGATTATCTGTAAACGTTCTTTAGCAACGGATGCAGTAGCACTCCTTCTACGCAAATAATTAAAAATACTCATACGGTTACTTCCTCCTTGTTTTTACCGAATAAGCGACGCAATAATCCCTTACGATCATTACTTATAAAACGCATTGGTTTCTCTTCACCGAGAAAACGAGCAATTGCGTCTTGGTAAGCAATGCCGGCATCACTGGTTTCGTCAAGCACTACTGGGGTACCTGTGTTTGAAGCTTTAAGCACTGATTTTGATTCGGGAATGACACCAATTAAGGGAATAGCCAATATTTCTTTTACATCATTAACTGATAACATATCGCCACGTTCAACACGTTCTGGATCATAACGGGTTAACAATAAATGTTCTTGTATTGGTGTTGCATTTTCAATGGCTCTTTTTGTTTTGCTGGCAAGTATTCCTAAGATACGATCAGAGTCACGTACAGAAGAAACTTCTGGATTAGTCACTACGATTGCATGATCAGCAAAATACATAGCCATTAATGCACCAGTTTCAATTCCCGCAGGGGAATCGCAAATGATAAAATCAAAATCTTTAGAGAGATCTTTGAGTACTTTTTCAACGCCTTCAAGAGTCAATGCATC from Legionella sainthelensi carries:
- the minE gene encoding cell division topological specificity factor MinE, translated to MSIFNYLRRRSATASVAKERLQIIISHERSQRHTPDYLPKLQEEILAVIAKYVHVTRDQVSVNLERMGDNSVLELNITMPDDALESA
- the minD gene encoding septum site-determining protein MinD, with protein sequence MAKIIVITSGKGGVGKTTSSAAISSGLALLGHKTVVIDFDIGLRNLDIIMGCERRVVYDFVNVINGEASLNQALIKDKRIANLYILPASQTRDKDALTLEGVEKVLKDLSKDFDFIICDSPAGIETGALMAMYFADHAIVVTNPEVSSVRDSDRILGILASKTKRAIENATPIQEHLLLTRYDPERVERGDMLSVNDVKEILAIPLIGVIPESKSVLKASNTGTPVVLDETSDAGIAYQDAIARFLGEEKPMRFISNDRKGLLRRLFGKNKEEVTV